TTATCTCACGTTATACTGATATATTATCTAAATATGATTATATTGTGGGAGACTGGGGATATGGTCAGCTACGTTTAAAAGGTTTTTATGAAGATAAAAACCAAAAAGCCTCTTTTGATACGAAAATTAGTACATTACAGGATTATTTATATGAGTATTGTAATTTTGGGTGTGCCTATTTTGTATTAAGGAAAATGGGCAAAGCACCAAAAGTAGTTGAATCATCTGAAGCTGATTCAGATGAATTGGAAATAGAAAGCGACAATTTACAATTAGTGGAGCAAACAGATGCTCCATTATACCAAGAAACGGATACATTAGTGCAATCAGAGTAGCAAAAAAACATCGAGCAAGAACTTTTTTAAGTTCACTCGATGTTTTTTTGTTTCATTATTTTGGAGCATTCGTCTAAAATAATAAAAGTTAAGTTATCCTAATGGAAAACGATGTGTAAAGGAATCCCTATTAATGAAGTGTACTATCCGATTAATTCGTACAGATACTCACGAATTTCTTGCGCTTCTTCAGGAGGGCGATTGTAGACTTGTTCTAAATAGCCGGGTTCATCTAAATCATCAGTTCCTAAAATGGCAAATCGATTATGTTGCATGTCTAATACAAGTACCTTCCCATAGAAACGAACACTCTGTAAAATTGCAAGATCGTACCGTTGGTTTTCACCCATAAAACTGACGAATCTCGTCTTGTTTTCTTCTATATCATCATATAAGAAAAATCTTTCCATTTTTTTCGCAGCCCCTTCCAATACTAAAATTATGGTACTATAGAAGAGAATAAGGTATCAACCTTTACTATTTGAATGGAGGAAATACAAATGTATTTTGTCGACCGAAAAAAAATTACAAATAACCTTGAATATATGGATTCTCTTATCAATACGTTTGAACAAACAACAAATTGGCTAATTGATGATGTACATAAATTAGCTGTTGAACGCATCGCAAATATTCTTATTGAAGCAATTATCGATGTAGGTAACTCTATGATTGATGGCTTTATTATGCGTGATCCTGGAAGTTACGAAGACATTATTGATATTCTAGTGGATGAAAAAGTGATTACATCTGAAATGGATCAACCTCTGAAATCTTTGATCGGACTTCGTCGTGGACTTGTCCGTGATATTTTAGAAGTAAATGATGAAGAAGTTGTTCAAGTATTAAACGGAAATTTAACTGCAATTAAAGAATTTTCTCCTCATATAAATGACTATTTGATCAATGAGTTAGGACCTGTTTCAGCATTTATTCCAGAGGAACAATAATGAAACAGTATAAAGCCTATTGTTTTGATTTGGATGGTACAGTGTATAGAGGATTAGATCCTATTTTAGAAGCGAAAGAATTTATACACTATTTACAAAAACAAGGAATTGAACCTTTTTTTGCGACCAATAATGCGAAAATGACACGTGCTCAAGTTCAAAAAAAATTGCATAAAATGGGGATAGAAGCAAAAACTAATCGTATCATGACGTCAGCAATTGCAACGGCAAAATACATTGCCAATCATTATCCAAATAAAACCGTCAAAGTTTTAGGTGGTGATGGCCTTCGTCAAGCACTACTAGATGAAGGGATGAACATTGTAGACAAAAATCCGAATGTATTTGTACTAGGTATGAACCCTGAAATAACCTATCAAATGCTGGCTGACGCATGTTATGATATCCAAAATGGTGCAGTATTTGTGGCAACAAATGGCGACATCAAATACCCAAGTGAGTATGGATTTGCACCAGGTAACGGCGCTCTTGCTGAATTAATTCACCATGTAACGGACGTGACACCATTTTATATTGGTAAACCCGCACCACATATGTTAGAGATTATTCGTCAGGAATTTCAATTGCAAAAAGAAGAAATGCTTATGATTGGAGATAACTACGATACGGATATTCTTGCAGGAATCAATTATGGTATTGATACACTACATGTGAATACAGGTGTTACACGTACAGAAGTGGTACAAAGAAAAGAGCAACCAGCAACATATACAGTTGAAACGTTACTTGATTTGCTGTAAAAAACCAAAAGAAGTTGGTTTTCCCCAAAAATTTAGGGACCTAATAAGTATAAAAAAACAGACTTATTAGATCCCTTTTTCCTTAAAACAAAGGATTTTCTTCAATAAATTGATAAATTTTTTTGGTTAACTCTTCTGGAGTTTCAGCTTCAACCATTTCACCATTCACAAGTGCATATAACGTGTCAGAACATCTAGTACAATAGCTTAAACAACCATATTCTAGTACATCTATATTAGGATCTTTCTCCAGCACTTCCAATGTTTCTTGGGAGCCGTTTGCCAAATTGCTGACGCAAAATTCAACAAGTGGATTCATCATACGTCACCTCACCCTTCGAATGCTACTATGATTTTATTTATTCGTCAATTTTTCTACTTCAAACAAATTTCTACTTTTATTTGTGAAACTTATCACAAACATATTGTGAAACTTATCACAATCAGCTATACTCGTTAAGGACAGATTAATGTGACGAAATTGTTAAGTAAGGAGATTACTATGAGAAACTTAGTATTATTAGGCGGAGGCTACGGCAATATGCGCGTATTACTTCGTTTATTACCAAACAATTTTCCAGAGGATGTACAAATTACTCTAGTGGATCGTGCACCATTCCATAGTTTAAAAACTGAATTTTATGCTTTGGCTGCAGGAACTACACCTGAAAAACATATCCGTGTTAATTTCCCAGAACACGAAAGACTTTCAGCTGTATATGGAGAAATCGAAAAAATCGATCTAAAAAATAAATCGGTACATCTGGATAATGGAACAAAAGTTGAATATGATGATTTAGTGATCGGACTAGGTTGTGAAGATAATTATCATAATGTTCCGGGCGCAGAAGAATTAACATATAGTATTCAAACAATGGCACAATCTCGTATTACTTATAATACACTTGCGGGATTACCATCTGGTTCAACAGTAGGAATTGTCGGAGCAGGATTAAGTGGTATTGAATTAGCAAGTGAATTACGTGAGAGCCGTGCTGATCTTAAAATTAAATTATTTGACCGTGGTCCACGTATTTTAAAAGACTTCCCAGAACGTCTAAGTAAATACGTGAAAAAATGGTTTGATAACCATGACGTAGAAGTAATAGCTGAATCAAATATTACAAAAGTAGAAGATAAAGTACTTTACAATCATGAAGAAAAAATTGAAGTGGATGCAGTTGTGTGGACAGCAGGTATTCAACCAGTAAAAGTTGTTCGTGATACAGGCCTTGAATTAGAACGAGGACGCGTTAAAGTTACTCAATATATGAATGTCCCAGAAGATGAACATGTTTATGTTGTGGGTGACTGTGCAGCTTCACAATTCGGTCCTAGTGCACAACTAGCGGAAGAACAAGCAGAACATATTGTAAAAGTCTTGAAATTACGTTGGAGCAATCAATCATTACCAGAAAAAATGCCAGAGATAAAATTAAAAGGCTTTATGGGTGCTCTTGGTAAAAAACAAGGATTTGTTTATCTAGCGGATACTACAGTGACAGGTCGAATTGCTCGTTTGATGAAATCAGGATTATTATGGATGTATAAACGCCATAATGGTTAAAAAATGGTTTAAAAAATAGCCAGAAACGTTGAAAAATTACGTTTCTGGCATTTTTTTAAGGAAAAATGTGAACTTGCATGAGTTAGGTAAGTGCTTGAAAGCCATGACGCTCAAGTGCTTGATATACCGGCTTCAATTGTATGTAGCCTTCACCAATTACTTCATCATTAATGAGTATTAATGGATAAAAGAATTCGTCATTTAGGACGCGCTGTGCCCAATTAGCATGGCGTTCATTCTCAATTGGACGTTCAATATCAATGTAAGTGATAGTATAAGGTGTGTTTGGATACTTCCGATCAATTGCAGCTTGTAGCCACTCATACGTATCTTTTGAGGATGGAGCATTTACGCAACTAGCACATTGTACACTAGCTCCGTAAATTTCAATAACCACTGATTTATTTGTCATCAGAGCGAACCTCGCATTTCTATAATGGATTTTTTATCATATAGACATTATAATGATTTTAGAGAAAGGAGTCGATAGCAATGACAGAACATGTTTCAGATATGCAAGCACAAGTACAAGAAGTATTAGATAAATTACGCCCATTCCTTCTTCGTGATGGAGGAGATTGCCAATTAGTAGATGTAGAAGATGGTGTTGTAAAATTACGTTTATTAGGCGCATGTGGTAGCTGCCCAAGTTCAACCATCACATTAAAAGCGGGAATTGAACGTGCACTATTAGAAGAAGTACCAGGTGTTGTAGAAGTAGAACAAGTTTTTTAATATAACTTAAGGCTGTCCATTATTAGGTGAAAACCTACTACTCTGGACAGCCTTTTCTGATTTTACTATTTAATCATTCGTAGCTCGCATTTGTTGCCATTGGTCTTTTGCCAGTTCAATTATTTTTGCTTCGTTTGAAGATTGTTGTTTTTCAATAACACGAGAGAAGTAACGAATTGCCTGTTCGCGATCACCGATACGTCGAGATAGTTCAGCGATTAAATAGATAACACGTACTTCACTCATTGCAGTCCCTGCATAATCTTCAGTGGAATATGCATCAATATATTGATCACGTGCAATTTTTAGGAAACGTGTTTCCTGTTCTTCATAGCCAATTAAACGATAAAGCCATGCAGTACGAAGTGCAAGTCCAGCAAGTGCAATATGTTTTTCCTTTTTTAAATCTCCACAAACAAGCGCTAGTTTATAAGCTTGCAGGGCATCAGCAATTGATCGTTCTCCCGAAAAATTATGAGGTATCCAATGTGATGTAATTTGCTCATCAATTGCTTCCATTACTCCTGGTGCAAAATATTTTGCAAAATCTTCAGTAAATGAAAAGCCACAATGCTCGCAAACGAATACATTATAAAGTAAAGGGTTTATATCATTTTCATAAATTGGATGAAAGTCACTTTCAGTTTCTTTAACTTTGACAAAGTTCGATCTTACTTTCATGGATTTAAATTTTTTTTTACAGTGAATGCATTCAATTTGTTTTTCATAATAAGGAGAAAGTTCCATATCAATAGCCTCATTTCTAAATACTGATATAGGAAAATTATATCATATAAAGTAAGAGATAAAATTGATATTTTTGTGAGCATTTGATATTTTACTCATCAACAGAAAATTGATATGATAAATATAGGAAAGAGGTGACACGGATGACACAAGTAGTTGATATTACAGAGGCTGCAGCATTTCATATAAAAGAAATGATGCAAAATAACGATGAAGAGGGTTCATATCTACGAGTTGCTGTAAAAGGTGGCGGTTGTAGTGGCCTTTCATATGCAATGGGCTTCGATAAAGAAAAGCAAGACGATGACGAGCTTTTTGAAGAACATGGTTTACGAATTCTTGTATCCCGTGAGGATGCCCCAATTCTTCAAGGAACTAAAATAGATTTTAAACAATCATTAATGGGCGGAGGCTTCACTATAGACAATCCGAATGCAATAGCCTCATGCGGTTGTGGTAGTTCTTTTAGAACAGCGAAGAATGCTGGAACACCTGAAGAATGCTAATTTGTTAGAATTCTAACGAATTAGTTGTCATAAAATCTCCTTAGGAAAGTCAATGTAAAATTGACAGGCGCTAAGGGGATTTTTTTATGAAAATGGTAAATCAAGAAAAATTTGAATTGAAAGTATAAAACAGATAGTATAGTAATTAGATAACATTGCTAATACATTGTAATTTAAAAATGATATATGATTGTTTAGTAAAATGATTTTTAGTTTATCAGTTTAATAGCTGAACTTTAATTAGCTATATTTTTTTATGTCTTATTCTTGAGCAAAGGGAATGACGGATGTTTGTCGATAGCTCGTGGATAGCATGAGTTTGTAACGAACAGTTTTATTAAACAAAGCTAATACTAAAAAGGTGGTTGGAGTTTTCATGAAAAGACCGAATATATTGATATTAGGTGCTGGTTATGGTGGCTTAACAACAGCTGTCAATTTACAGAAGAAATTAGGTTCTGATGAAGCTGAAATTACGCTTGTCAATAAAAACTCTTACCATTATGAATCGACTTGGTTACATGAAGCGTCTGCAGGCACGTTAAAACCTGAACGAGTACGTTACGAGATTAAAACTGTACTAAATAACAAAGTACATTTTGTTCAAGAATCTGTTAAAAAAATTGATATAAAAAATAAAAAAGTAGTGACAAATATAGGTGAATTAACTTACGACTATTTAGTAGTAGGTCTTGGTTTTGAGGGAGAAACATTCGGTATTGAAGGACTCGATAAATTTGCATTTGGAATTACAAATGTAAATGATGCTCGGAAAATTCGTGATCACATTAATACACAGTTTGCGGAATGGGCATCTCAGGAAGCTACAGAAAAAGATGATACCTTATTGAAAATTGTTGTTGGTGGAGCAGGATTTACAGGTATCGAATTCTTAGGTGAACTAGCAAATAAAATACCAGAGCTATGTAAAGAATATGATGTACCAAGAGAAAAGGTACGTGTTATTTGTGTAGAAGCAGCCCCAACAGTTCTACCTATGTTTTCACCTAAACTAGTAGAATACGCAATTAATGTACTTACCAAAAAGGGAATTGAGTTTTCAGTAGGGACTCCTGTTGTGCAAGCAACTAATGAAGGCGTTAAGATTAAAAAAGGTCCAAATCAATTTGAGTTCATAAAAGCTGGTACAGTTGTATGGGCTGCTGGCGTTCGTGGTTCTCGAATCGTAGAAGAATCGGATTTACCATCAAAACGTGCAAGAGTCGCTGTAGAGGAGGATTTAAGCGTTCCAGGTTATTCGAATATTTTCATGGTAGGAGATTGTGCATTCTTGATGAATAAAGAAACAGATCGTCCTTATCCAACAACTGCTCAAATCGCCATGCAACAAGCTGTTACAGTGGCAGAAAATTTAGTCGCCTTAGTAAAAGGAGAAAAAACAAAACCTTTTGTACCAAAATTAAAAGGTACTGTCTGTTCATTGGGAAACTCCGATGCAATTGGTGATATTTGGGGTAAAGAAATCACAGGGAAATCCGCATCAATGATAAAAAAAATTATTGATAACCGTGCTTTATATTTGATCGGTGGTGCTCGTTTAGTATGGAAAAAGGGAAAGTTAAATCTCCTTAAATAGTTGTACCATTTGTACTTCCTTCGGTTATGATAGCTGTAGGAAGCTTTTTTTTTTAATGATGAAGCGATAGGTTTCTTGTATTTGGAGTGAACCTTTCAAGAGGCTATCGCGTGAATTAGATAAAAGTCTTGGGGAGGTGAACGTAATGAATAGCAAGGATCGAACGAAAGTTTGGCTTGGTGTAGCAGGTTTAGTAGAAAATGAAAATGGTGAATGGCTTGTTGTGATGAAGCGCTATGGCGGATTAGAAGGTATGTGGTCTTTACCAGCAGGATTTGTTCAACCATCTGAAACCATTGACCAAGCTTGCCATCGCGAATTACAAGAAGAAACTGGGATTAAAGCATCTATGCAAGGTTTACTAGGAATCAGAACGGGTGTTTTAAGAAACGAAATTAGTGATAACATGGCTATTTTTTACTTAACAGCTAATACTCAAGAACAGCAAGTTAACGTCCAATTGGATGAATTATATGAAGCCAAATGGATGACGCCACATGAGCTAAAAGAAGACAAACGAACTTCAATGCTACTTTTAGAATTAGTAGATTTGTCCTTAAAAACAAGACCTGCAACGATAGAAGAAATTGAGAGCGATAACATCTTTGGTTATACAGAGTATAAATTGTTCTTTTAATTGACAGGAATTTTACAAAACGTAGAAAATCATACCTAGTCATTGAAAGCGTTGTCCCAATAAGTTACACTTATGTGAGAGAATATGGAGGTTTCAAACATATGACAGGTGGATTTTCTATTATCCAATTAATCCTATCCATGCTAATTTTTTTAGTTATGTTCTTTGGTATTGGATTCTTATTGAATATGTTACTTCGATCTACATGGTTCATGGCAATACTTTATCCTATTGTGGTGATATTTATTGTAGATGATATCAGTTTCCTAGATTATTTCTTTAAAGCAGGAACAGCATTTTCGGCTTTGGGTCATAAACTAGTATCCTTACAATTAGCTGATATTTTGATTCTAGCTAGTGGATTAGTAGGTGCAATTATCTCAGGGATTGTGATGAAGATTTTACGAAGAATGGGTTATCAAATGTTTTAACATAAAAGCAGCGTGCACATTTTTGCTCGCTGCTTTTTTTTAGAATAGTGTATAGAGTAGAGTAGAGAGAATAATTCCGGTTAAGCAACCAAAAAAAACTTCAATAGGGCGATGTCCAAGGAGTGTTTTTAATTCTTCTATTTTTTCTTCTCCTGACTTCTCAGGCAAGGCTTTTGCTTTAATGATAAAGGTCTGAAAATCTTTTCGCATTTGATTAATAACGATGGCTTGTTGCCCTGCTTGGTAACGTATTCCCGTTGCATCAAACATGACGATTACAGAAAAGATTGCAGCGATTGCAAAAAGTGACGAAGATAGCCCATTTTCAAAGGCAATTGCCGTTGTTAAAGCTGAAACAGCTGCTGAATGAGAGCTTGGCATCCCCCCAGTTGAAGTAAAAAGTCCCCAATCAATTTCTCTTGTTGCAATAAAATGAATCGGTATTTTTACAAGTTGTGCTATCAAAATACCAAGTAACGCAGCAATTAAAGGGAGATTGTGTAGAAGTTCAATTTGTGATCAGCACCTTTCAGCATTGACTTAATAAACTAAATATACCATATGAAACATTTCACATTCATCTATTAAGGTGGTACGATTTTGAACATTTCGTATATTGAATCAATTTGTTATAATTAAATAATAAAGTGAAAAGAGGTATAGCAATGCTTATCAATAAAGAGCTCCAAAATTTCAATTCGGCGACAGCAGATGTATTAGTGGTCGGAGTTTCAAAAAATCAAAATAATGTTGCGAACTGGCAACAGTTTGTAGATTTCTTTGGTAGTCCAATCGAGCAATGGATTAAGGAAGGGGATATCCAAACAGATGCGAAGTCAATCACTAAAATCCCTGTTTTTTCAACCCAAGCAAAAGTAAAAAGAATTGTCTTTGTTGGATTAGGGTATCGTAAAATGCTAACACCGGATATTTTACGCGAAGCCTTTGGTTTAGTAGGAAAAACACTTCGTCAACATAAAACCTCTTCAATTGCATTATGGGTAGATTCATTTGAAACGGAGGAAATCCCAGCTTCGGATGCAGTGATTCTTGCTGCTGAAGGGATGGAAATGGGTTCTTACACGGTCGAAAATTACAAAACCACATCTAATGTAGCAGAAATTACATTGGAGCAAGTAAGCTTCATCTCAAATGCTGATATTGATGAACTTGTTGCTGGTTATGAAGTTGGGGAAATTTATGCTAGAGCAGTAAATGAAGCTCGCACACTTATTAATAAGCCAGGTAATTTGTTAACTTCTACAAAGTTAGCTGAATATGCTGTAGAGCTTGCAAATGAATATAATTTTGAAGTTGAAATTCTAGATAAAGCACAGCTTGAAGAACTTGGAATGGGTGCTATTCTTGCAGTCAATAAAGGTTCAAAAGAAGAACCTCGTATGATTACATTAAAATACCAAGCGACTGATCAATGGGAAGATGTAGTAGGATTTGTGGGTAAAGGTGTAACATTTGATACCGGCGGTTACTCTATTAAATCTAAATCTGGTCTAGTTGGTATGAAAGGTGATATGGGAGGAGCAGCAGCTGTTCTTGGAGCAATGCGTATTATTGGTGAATTACGTCCAAACAAAAATGTGATAGGTGTAATTGGTTCAACCGATAATATGATTTCTGGTGATGCTTTTAAGCCTGATGATGTTATCACTACATATAGTGGTAAAACAGTAGAAATTCTAAATACGGATGCAGAAGGGCGTTTAGTACTTGCGGATGCGGTTTTCTATGCAAAACAACAAGGTGCAAATTATTTAATCGATTTAGCTACGTTAACAGGTGGTGTTATTACAGCACTTGGTTATGATAAAACAGGCGCTTTAACAAATAACAAAGAATTTTTTGAATCCTTCCTTGAAGCCGCTGATGAAACAGGAGAATTTGTTTGGCAATTACCTTTAACAGAAAACGATAAAAAACGTATCCGTAAAAGTGATGTGGCTGATTTGAACAATTCTCCAGGTAGTGATGGTCATATGATTTTTGGGGGAGGATTTATTGGAGAATTCGTCGGTGATACACCGTGGATTCACTTGGATATTGCAGGGACATCTGATGCTATGAGTGCGTATGATTTAGGACCAAAAGGTGGTACTGGTGTAATGGT
This window of the Rummeliibacillus pycnus genome carries:
- a CDS encoding DUF2225 domain-containing protein gives rise to the protein MELSPYYEKQIECIHCKKKFKSMKVRSNFVKVKETESDFHPIYENDINPLLYNVFVCEHCGFSFTEDFAKYFAPGVMEAIDEQITSHWIPHNFSGERSIADALQAYKLALVCGDLKKEKHIALAGLALRTAWLYRLIGYEEQETRFLKIARDQYIDAYSTEDYAGTAMSEVRVIYLIAELSRRIGDREQAIRYFSRVIEKQQSSNEAKIIELAKDQWQQMRATND
- a CDS encoding NAD(P)/FAD-dependent oxidoreductase; translated protein: MKRPNILILGAGYGGLTTAVNLQKKLGSDEAEITLVNKNSYHYESTWLHEASAGTLKPERVRYEIKTVLNNKVHFVQESVKKIDIKNKKVVTNIGELTYDYLVVGLGFEGETFGIEGLDKFAFGITNVNDARKIRDHINTQFAEWASQEATEKDDTLLKIVVGGAGFTGIEFLGELANKIPELCKEYDVPREKVRVICVEAAPTVLPMFSPKLVEYAINVLTKKGIEFSVGTPVVQATNEGVKIKKGPNQFEFIKAGTVVWAAGVRGSRIVEESDLPSKRARVAVEEDLSVPGYSNIFMVGDCAFLMNKETDRPYPTTAQIAMQQAVTVAENLVALVKGEKTKPFVPKLKGTVCSLGNSDAIGDIWGKEITGKSASMIKKIIDNRALYLIGGARLVWKKGKLNLLK
- a CDS encoding NUDIX domain-containing protein, producing the protein MNSKDRTKVWLGVAGLVENENGEWLVVMKRYGGLEGMWSLPAGFVQPSETIDQACHRELQEETGIKASMQGLLGIRTGVLRNEISDNMAIFYLTANTQEQQVNVQLDELYEAKWMTPHELKEDKRTSMLLLELVDLSLKTRPATIEEIESDNIFGYTEYKLFF
- a CDS encoding DUF86 domain-containing protein, with the protein product MYFVDRKKITNNLEYMDSLINTFEQTTNWLIDDVHKLAVERIANILIEAIIDVGNSMIDGFIMRDPGSYEDIIDILVDEKVITSEMDQPLKSLIGLRRGLVRDILEVNDEEVVQVLNGNLTAIKEFSPHINDYLINELGPVSAFIPEEQ
- a CDS encoding YutD family protein, with the protein product MIIADEFMYELIDEVNDGFKQEDFISRYTDILSKYDYIVGDWGYGQLRLKGFYEDKNQKASFDTKISTLQDYLYEYCNFGCAYFVLRKMGKAPKVVESSEADSDELEIESDNLQLVEQTDAPLYQETDTLVQSE
- a CDS encoding NAD(P)/FAD-dependent oxidoreductase; translated protein: MRNLVLLGGGYGNMRVLLRLLPNNFPEDVQITLVDRAPFHSLKTEFYALAAGTTPEKHIRVNFPEHERLSAVYGEIEKIDLKNKSVHLDNGTKVEYDDLVIGLGCEDNYHNVPGAEELTYSIQTMAQSRITYNTLAGLPSGSTVGIVGAGLSGIELASELRESRADLKIKLFDRGPRILKDFPERLSKYVKKWFDNHDVEVIAESNITKVEDKVLYNHEEKIEVDAVVWTAGIQPVKVVRDTGLELERGRVKVTQYMNVPEDEHVYVVGDCAASQFGPSAQLAEEQAEHIVKVLKLRWSNQSLPEKMPEIKLKGFMGALGKKQGFVYLADTTVTGRIARLMKSGLLWMYKRHNG
- a CDS encoding TIGR01457 family HAD-type hydrolase; its protein translation is MKQYKAYCFDLDGTVYRGLDPILEAKEFIHYLQKQGIEPFFATNNAKMTRAQVQKKLHKMGIEAKTNRIMTSAIATAKYIANHYPNKTVKVLGGDGLRQALLDEGMNIVDKNPNVFVLGMNPEITYQMLADACYDIQNGAVFVATNGDIKYPSEYGFAPGNGALAELIHHVTDVTPFYIGKPAPHMLEIIRQEFQLQKEEMLMIGDNYDTDILAGINYGIDTLHVNTGVTRTEVVQRKEQPATYTVETLLDLL
- a CDS encoding divergent PAP2 family protein, which translates into the protein MELLHNLPLIAALLGILIAQLVKIPIHFIATREIDWGLFTSTGGMPSSHSAAVSALTTAIAFENGLSSSLFAIAAIFSVIVMFDATGIRYQAGQQAIVINQMRKDFQTFIIKAKALPEKSGEEKIEELKTLLGHRPIEVFFGCLTGIILSTLLYTLF
- a CDS encoding HesB/IscA family protein yields the protein MTQVVDITEAAAFHIKEMMQNNDEEGSYLRVAVKGGGCSGLSYAMGFDKEKQDDDELFEEHGLRILVSREDAPILQGTKIDFKQSLMGGGFTIDNPNAIASCGCGSSFRTAKNAGTPEEC
- a CDS encoding leucyl aminopeptidase is translated as MLINKELQNFNSATADVLVVGVSKNQNNVANWQQFVDFFGSPIEQWIKEGDIQTDAKSITKIPVFSTQAKVKRIVFVGLGYRKMLTPDILREAFGLVGKTLRQHKTSSIALWVDSFETEEIPASDAVILAAEGMEMGSYTVENYKTTSNVAEITLEQVSFISNADIDELVAGYEVGEIYARAVNEARTLINKPGNLLTSTKLAEYAVELANEYNFEVEILDKAQLEELGMGAILAVNKGSKEEPRMITLKYQATDQWEDVVGFVGKGVTFDTGGYSIKSKSGLVGMKGDMGGAAAVLGAMRIIGELRPNKNVIGVIGSTDNMISGDAFKPDDVITTYSGKTVEILNTDAEGRLVLADAVFYAKQQGANYLIDLATLTGGVITALGYDKTGALTNNKEFFESFLEAADETGEFVWQLPLTENDKKRIRKSDVADLNNSPGSDGHMIFGGGFIGEFVGDTPWIHLDIAGTSDAMSAYDLGPKGGTGVMVRTLATLIERLAEEDSKH
- a CDS encoding YuzD family protein, with product MTNKSVVIEIYGASVQCASCVNAPSSKDTYEWLQAAIDRKYPNTPYTITYIDIERPIENERHANWAQRVLNDEFFYPLILINDEVIGEGYIQLKPVYQALERHGFQALT
- a CDS encoding YuzB family protein, coding for MNPLVEFCVSNLANGSQETLEVLEKDPNIDVLEYGCLSYCTRCSDTLYALVNGEMVEAETPEELTKKIYQFIEENPLF
- a CDS encoding YuiB family protein; translated protein: MTGGFSIIQLILSMLIFLVMFFGIGFLLNMLLRSTWFMAILYPIVVIFIVDDISFLDYFFKAGTAFSALGHKLVSLQLADILILASGLVGAIISGIVMKILRRMGYQMF
- a CDS encoding NifU family protein; amino-acid sequence: MTEHVSDMQAQVQEVLDKLRPFLLRDGGDCQLVDVEDGVVKLRLLGACGSCPSSTITLKAGIERALLEEVPGVVEVEQVF
- a CDS encoding DUF3055 domain-containing protein, whose protein sequence is MERFFLYDDIEENKTRFVSFMGENQRYDLAILQSVRFYGKVLVLDMQHNRFAILGTDDLDEPGYLEQVYNRPPEEAQEIREYLYELIG